The Penaeus monodon isolate SGIC_2016 chromosome 8, NSTDA_Pmon_1, whole genome shotgun sequence sequence tcattgtttttgtttttgttattttgttgttatcatcattattattattattattatttattattattttttttttattaaaaataataatattattattattttattactattactattacttttatttattattactattgttgtttttgtggtttcatGTGTATGGCACAAAACATGCACTTCAGATGTGTActatttcttattttgatttattcACACATATGACGAAATGGAGACCCCACTTATGAAAAACCTGAAATAGTATGAAATTTGCAGGATAGCTACAGTTGGTTTTGAAATAAGAAGTACAAGGAAGGGAAGTCACAGGTTGGAGGTTAAATTGGTGTGAAGAATCAGTGTTCTGGAATGCTGGTGTGATGTTTTCTCACATTTAGACTTGACAGTAGGTGCAACAATACAAGACCAACAGCGTGGTGGTGATGTCAAGGAGTGGTGGAAACAGAACTATTAGTTTCAGAGGCGATTTCTAGACTTTGATGAATGTACAAAGCTTTGAATAGTAAAAGATACAGTTCATCTTAACTAAATTTGTTAGAAATATCAGTATGACACAGAAGAGCAAGTGCCACCACTAATGAGATCAGGGATAGAAAgagcaataaaagaaataagaaatggaaaagcACCAGAAGAGGTTGAAATTCTAATAGATTTAGAACAAGTAGGAGGGTTGCCATCTGTTCAAAGAGTGAAGTAATTAAACAAGGTAAATGAAAGGGAAAGTGTAATTGAGAAGTGGAAGAATGCCATTGATGTTTAAAAAGGGAGACAAGAAAGGTCCAGCCAGCTACAGACTGACAGACTATATCTGTGCAAATtgtttatgaaaatagtaaaatataaaatatcaagcACATTAGCTGAAGGACAACCTCCAGAGCAAGCAGCATGCAGGACAGGTTATTCAACAATACacacattatcactgttattagaatttttttttaccgaataCCACTGCATGGCACTTGGAGACCATGACGTGTTTGATCCCATCAAGCATGAAGTAGTATTCAGTCCTTAAAATCTCAAGGCATACAAAACAGATATGGCAGTAATATCAAGGAAGCGTGCAGAGAAGTTAGTGTGTGAATACAAGTGAGTCATTTGAGTAATGAAATATAAAGTTTTAGATAGGGAGATACTCATCTTTTCCATTTATGGCTTCTTGAATAAATCTTTAGAAGAGCTAAATGGAACCATGGAATGATAACTTAGAAATTTGTAGAGGACACAGTCATCTTAgccaataaaagggaaaaacttggaGATGCTAATATCTTTGAATGAGGAGGGCAAGAAGGAtagtatgaaaataaaacaaagagtaGGATAGACGTGGAATTTGAATAAGTATTGATTATTGGAGGATGGAGTGGGGGAATACAAATGACTTGGAAAGTTAACTATCAGAGAACAGGATGGAAACTAACAAATTTGTGAATTACATATAGGTGAAAAGTACAGCAATTTTATGAAGTAACTATTTGcctgaaaaagataaataatgaattcCATCATTCTGCCATCATTCTGGATCAAAATGCTGTTGACAAGGAAAAGCTAGCAGTGGTTCAAAGAAGTATGGAACGATCAGTGACTAGAGTTTCAAGACGAGATATGATTAGAAACCAAGTTGTAAAAGACCAGAACTGATGATATCAATAAACTGAAAAGCTGATGGGAAACTAGACAGGGTATTTAgccaaaataaagaaactaagtGGTAAACCTTCTGCCAAGATGGAAAAAGGTCAAGGGGAAAGGCATAAAATGATGGCAAGAAGTTAATTGACAATGATGAGATGTGTTCAGAACAGAAACAACTGGAAGGGTTTGTAGAGGCCACCTACCTCTTAAATTGAAATTAGTGGAAACTGGTCAGTctagaaatattattaatttgtatttttttttcagaagaagGTCACATGAAGAGAGAGTCAATCTTGAGAAACTGAAAATTCCAGCAGGAGCAACAACTTTAATTATAATACAGTCTGGTGAAATCACTaatcctttttgaaaaaaaaaattgtttgtaacATGGGTAAAATATATCGTTTTGTATATCAGATTTGGAATAATAGGCCCTAGTTAAAGTTGTTAAGACAATGATAAACGTGAACCATGTTCATTGcaataaatgtagaaaaggtacggatgaaaatgaatatcttcacagtgcaagatatgtatttgactggttttgattatatcttcatcatcctcatcattgctTTTCTACAGTGGTAAACATTCTGGGACTGTCAGTATCCAGTACTCGGAGTGCAAGTATTGCTTCTTCTCTATTAGGAAGCATTTTCCTCCGTGAAATCAGAAAATTTAAACACTTTTATCTGATAAGTAAAGGAAAATTTATAGATTGATTGATTCAGTGAAATAGATTAATACTGAAATAGATAATTAAACTCCTGTATGATTTTGCTGAGTGTTAGGCTACTAAAAAATGTTTATTGGTTTTCTTAATTGAGAATCATTCTGTTTGTATGTAGTGATAAGGAATATCTGAATTGAGTATTTAATCAGTTACTATTtacttaatatatgtaaattatatattcctTATGAAAATCCATGAAAAACAATAGGAAGCTCTAAGTTCAAACTGGCTACTAATGTGCCCCCAGATGTACTGTTctttgtgtgtaataaatatctTTTGCAGTGTTGACATGGCAACACTCCAGTTTTGAACTACTTTGCCAGGGAGTTAAATCTGGTAAGTATGGGGGTAAAAAGCAGTAATTATGTAGGTCTGTAGATAGGTATGTCATGGAGTACCCAATTACCATGTTGCAATTCAAGTTGTATATTCTGCAGATTATCTTCCCTCAGGTTCTTCAGAATGTTACAGCAGACAAGGTATTAAACAGTCCAACCAAATTTAAATCAAGGGAAGGTTCTTGTGAATGAAAGGTTGTTAGAGTGAGAGCTCCATGGCATATTTTATCAAACCAAACCATATAGATCTCATCCTCCTCCCACATTCTGCCTCCAAAGACCATACTAGTACCTATCAGAGTTACTTCCTGGTATAAcatcttatttttactattcataCTTCTTGATACATAGAGGTACATGTAAATGTAAATTTGCTGAAGAGATGATTTTATTTCCATATTCATAGGCAATATGCCCAAAATGTTTACATCTTATTATCTTGGAAATATGTGATTGTctcatattttatgataattttacacTGTGTGACCTGTGGTGCATAGGTCACATAGTGGATATTAAGAAAATTGCCAAGCACTCCTAGTACCAACAAGCAATCATCCtttgtaaaagaatatatatatatatattttttgtattgcaTACCATACATGCCTCCAAGTCCTTCAAACTATAGTTCTTCAGGGGGATGAAATAAGTGTAGATGATAAGTCATATGGCATTTATTCTTTAATGATgtaacatatttacatacatttacaaaaaGATGGATCTGTCCAGCAGAATTAGTTGGTTTTTGTAAGATCACTGAAGAGAAGCAGGTAACATCTCTAACTGTAAATTTTACAGGCATtacaagggaggggaaaagagatcgTAACTAGGCTATCATTGCAGCCAGTAGTTAGCTAATAATATGTGCAACATAGCAATGACCAATGAGTGATATAATATGAACTGAATGGAATTAATTTGATGAAAATGCACAATACAGTGTCAAATATATGATTGCAGATGCTaactataattatttaattaatactaACAGGTTTCTAAAGACAGTTGTTTATAAAAGTACTACAGAAATATAAATCACAACAGTATTAAAACTAGAACAATTGAAAAAccttattttcttgttatctGTATAAAGTTTAtactaacaaaaagaataaataacatgTTTGTTCATCTGTAAACACTACACAACAGGCATATCCTAAACTTATTACAAAGAGAAGTAGTTCCAGACCAGATTACATGTGAACATAGCAATGTAAGTCTTGCTGCAAATGTTGACTGTAAGGTCTGTTCATTTCTACATACTGGTATCACAGTGATCTGCCATGCACGGCATAGCAGTACCCTTATATCATGTTTGAGTGTATCCAAGGCAAGAATTCTGTAAGTCTTGTGTAGACGCCGGGATGCCCCGGTTCGGCGCAACGAATGGCAAAGGAAACGATGCCAATCTGAATCCAGTTCCCGTTGATGTAGAGCTGCAGAGGGCCACCGCTGTCACCCTGTTAAACAATAagagttttttttcataattttcatactTCATAAATCACTGTAAACACCAAAGATTGTGATACATTCAGTTTCTGAATATGCCCAAAATGCTAGCAAACTTGAGATCTGCAGAACGCTAGAGATTCAACATGAAAacgaagaataaaatgaaatgtataaatCATACACAAAAGAACTACACATATTATGCTCACATTAACTCAgaaacaaccccaacaaaaacattaaaacactaaACATCTTCCACAGACGCCCATACCTGGCAGGCATCGCGCCCTCCCTCCGTGAAGCCAGCACAGATGAAGGCGTTGGTGATGGGCTGCGTGTAAGCATCGTCACAGTCGCTGTTTTTCCAGACTGGCACCTGGACTTCGCGCAAGACGGCACTCTCATGGCCACctgcagaggggaaagggaaaagaaggctaTACTCCTGTTTTAtggatttctttttcttaaatggttttgtgtgttgattttttttctagacaTTTACGCACAGAGAAGAGTTtggcattatttgtcattttaatTTAGATGTTATGTTGCATAGACGGATGTGACAGATCTTTCATTGACGTAATCATGTAGTCTCCTCAACTTAACCAGTGTTTGCTTATTAACACTCCTAGTATATTGAGTACATGACATGTTTACCCTTGTTAATTACGTAAATAACATAAAAGTGGACCACCTGCCTCCAAAACTTGACTCttacaaatgaaattaaataacacGTTCTTATCCTTTATCTCTCCCAACTACTATGAAGCCTATAGTAGTTTAGCTCATCAACATAAAACCTTTGCAAATAAATTAATGAGCACCAGGTTTTCCTCATTCATTTCCTTCACAGAAAGATGGTAAATACAAATGCATGTATGCACGctcgcgcacacgcgcgcacacgtacacgtacactcacacacacacacacacacacacacacacacacacacacacacacacacacacacacacacacacacacacacacacacacacacacacacacacacacacactcactcacacactcaatctTCAAAAGGAACCCAACCAGCAACGAGCGGTGTTCCTCCCACACTTCCCGAACCGCATGAACCCGCAGGCTCCACGCACCGTAGGCAGTGGAGCCCCAGCCGATGACCGAGGGCGTCTGGCCGACCATGTGGTCTAGAGGCTGCCGCGCCATGTCCGTCGAGGGGAGACACACGGGCAGGATGTATTCCGTGAAGTCGACGGGCCGGTCGAGCTTCAGGAGCGCCACGTCGTTGTAGAAGCCGTGCGAGATGAATTCGGGGTGAGGGCGGATGGACAGGaccctgggggggggagaggagatgggggtgtTGTGAGGGAGGGTGCGAActgttcttgtcttgccctagCCCTAATCTGCTGCACCTTACCGTAATTTACCTTAGTTAGTTTGGCCTTACCTAACCCTACTCTACTTTATATTACTGTAAACTTAATTTACCTTGCCTTGCCTTCCCTTGCCTAACCTCatccttaacctaaacctaacacttCCAAGCTCTCATCTTGGATCTAACTTCACCGGAAACCTACTCATACCTTATTCCTAATCTTTATCCTAACTTAAActctaaccctaacccaaaccctgCCTACAACCCTAACTCTTACCTAATTGTAAGCTAAAGCAGGACAGTTTAAGGTCCCCAATATATGATGAAAGGccagtttttttaaaatcctgttCGTTTCCCTGTTAAATCGTCTTCGTTAAagtatttttgtataaattgtTATTGGGTTTTGAGCGTATGTTGCACATGTTCATGATATTGTAAGttaaatcatatatctataaagataCCTTTCATTTTGGATTGAAACAATCTAGTGCAATAAAAAGTGGTTTTCAATGAAGTCAATTActtttataactatttatatcatgCTATACCAATAATAAAGATTCATAAAACAAGTATAACTAagttatttctatctgtctataaataatATTCTTAAAATGTGAAACCATTTTGGAATCTCAATAATAGGATTTGCATAGAACTTGAGTGACTGACTTAGGTGACAACTACGGTAATGATTTATTTACCTATATGTCTGTGGGTTGGAAATGAAGTCATCACTCTCACTGAAGATGTTGTGGTCCCCAAGACGCACGCTAAACTGCTGGGCATCAAATCTGCAATCCAAAAAGGCAGTAATGTGTGAAGGAATGTGATGAATAACAGGTACAGTCACAGCCAAAAGGTCTTTTCAAAACAAGATTAGAATTCCGTCTCGAACACTCGGTAtaatgtgcttgtttgttttacGATGGAGAATATAAAGCTTCATTCACGGCACGATTCTTGTCCGTGACTACAGTTAGATAGTTATTTTTCAAGTAACTAAGACTCCTTCTCAGATGGGAATACCAAAAGGCTTTTCCCACCGAAATATGCATACAATTTACTGGATCGAATAAGCGTgccttactgttattataatggtTATGATTTATGgctgttttaattaataataatgttaagcaATGTATGGAAAGATCTCGATGTTGTGGTGTGAATATAAAGCAagagagtaagagcaagagaaaggcagGGATACATAACCAGAGCACAAAGGGGGACAGTACCAAACTTTGGCACAGAAGCGAGACAAGGAAATCCACTTGAACACAGTAACAACAAGAGATGTCTCTTCGTACTGGAAACCCCTCTGAGATTTCCCCACAAGAGACCCTCAACTCACGTCTTTCCCCGCGTGTCCTTGGTGCAGTGAGCGGCGGTGAGGACGTACTGCTTTGAGATGAGGGATCCTCCGCACCAGAACACCGTCTTCTTGGGTCCGTGCAACCAGATGGCTGCGATCCAGGGCCACTGGCCTCTTCGGGACTCGACGCCGCCAACCACGCGGAAGGTCGGGATCTTCGGCTGCCCGCATTCTGGAGGgcgtggagggaaagaggaaaagggattagGGGGAAGAAGGACGGAAGAAGGCAGAGGAGAATGTAAGATGAAGGGGAGTGGAACGTGTAGACATCATGTCGCACctgatttttcatgttttttgtagTATGTTGTTTTGTAATATAGCTTGCTCGTAGCATGTATacttacaaaagggaaaaaatcttacCAAAGTTAGGCTGCGCGACCTCTGCTACAGGTTGTATGGGAACAGGCCGAGGTGAGGTTCCAGGCACCTGCAAGCAGAGCTCACTTTTAACAATGTCACCAAGTTACCATGTGGCAAATAACTTGAATGAATGCAGGATACAGATAATGCAGTGTTAGTGGCGTGTTAGATAATGAAGTGGttctcgacaaaaaaaaaaaaaactatatatctagTGGCATGAGTACTCACAGGAGGCAGTGGCTGAGGCCGCTGAGTTGGAACTGTGACAGGGCGGGGGCGGCTGGTCACGGAGGACGGGCTGTGCACGCTGTTCAGGCTGGCGGAGGAGGAAGACCAGGAGGATAATACGCATGCATGACATCGGGTTTTTACGACACCGGAGGCTAATGTTTTGACTTTCACAAAGATTTCACTGACATTTTGAGAGATTAAAGTGCTGGAAACGAAGGGCTGTATAATGAGACTACTACGAAAGCAAAAGATCTTACTCCAGGTCCTTGATAGGACAGCAGACACCAGGGACGAAGAGGCTCTTGAAGCAGACGGACTTCCGCAAGTTCGTGAGGTCGAGGATGAGGTTCGGGCAGTCGCTGAGGTCCTTGCAGAGGCCGGCCTCCCCCACGGGCGTGGTGCAGCTGCGGGCGGAGTCGTCCCTCTCGACGTCCGTGTTGGGCAGGTCTATGACAATGCGGCCATCGCCGAGCGAGACTGCAGGGATAGTTTGTCCAACGACATTAGTCACGGACTTGGCGATGGGCGCCAGGGCGTCGGTCAGGTTGTGTCCGAGGACGTGTCTCGAGAGAGTGTAGGCGCCGTTGGTCACGACCTGCGAGAGGGCGCCGCCCACTGTTCGGGGCGGAGTCGGTTGTTGGTATGAGTATTGCGAGTAGTCTGTGGGGTAGTCCGGGGGGTAGTGTCGGTCCGGGTACTCTGGCACGTACTGAGGGCCTCGGGAGGAATCGCCCGAGTATTGCGAAATGACGTAATCGTGGTAGTCTTGGTCAGTAAAGGCGTCGTTGTTAGTATTGCGTGAGTTGAGGTTGTTAATTGCACCCGCCAAGCTGTTAAGGCCGTTGTTAATGCCCCCGTGGATGTTATTAGCGATTGTTTTGACGCGCGTGTGCCGCTGCTCGCCCAGAACCTTGGAGCTGAGGCGGTCGATGCCCTTCGCCGTGGACTTGGACACGACGTCGGCGCTCTTCTGGATGGTGGCCTCGAGGACGTCGAGGCCGTGGTTGATGACGGGCACGGCCGCGTTGCTGGCCTGCACTAGCCGCTCCTCGATGGCGGGCACGATTCTCGTCTTAATGACCTGCGCGCCCGCCTGCAGGCCCTCGGCGGTGCGCAGGGCCACCTGGTTTCCGGCCCGCATCAGCGCATGCCCTATGGACGGAGCCACGTCTTCGGTGATTCGCTCGGCGGCATAGCGCACGTGGGGCACCACATGCCTGTCCAGCGTCGAGCCCAGAGTGTACAAGCCCGATTGGAAAGAGTGTCCCATGTGTCGTAACATGCTGTTGACGGCGGCTGCAAGACCGACACGGAGTGAACGGCTGAACGCACGGCGCCACGGCTGAGCGGGggcacgggtggggggggggcgagtgcgACTCACTAAGGGACGAGTTATCGCCGCAGAATCATGGAACTTTGCAATACGCTGAATCATCGAAGTTACTGTGCAGAACTTTGCATTTGCAGCCACAAGGAATTTTCTTtgaaatgaaagggaagggaTCTATAACGACTTGACGTGTACTGAGGCGGAATCTGTCCTGGCTGTGAGTCACACTCGCCGCTCGTATTATGAAGATCCTCCGCCATGCATTTAACTAACACAGTAATGGAATCTTTTAGTGTGTAGTACTAAAGCGTAACTATCTATATACAGGTAATGTAAGGAACAGTCAAAAGTTATACATTCACGCATATTTaatggatgtttgtgtgtattctatTCGCGTACCCTGACACACGTACATGCAGTGTctattaaataagataaaatacacgcatatgaaaatactaatatataacatattttcatcttatttcttttattactacaGACAGGCCTATCCATGCACGTGCATCATTCACAGTACTTTCTATAAAACTATTTtactttacaaatatacataatttctaCGGACAAATTTATCACTTCTACTTTACAGTCATAAGGAAAATACTCACAAGCTTTAATCTAACTGTAATCCCATCTCCGACATTTTAAATTACAAAGCAAAAAGCATCTCAAGCTGGTTGGGACGTCGTCTGTCATTTGTCTTTTGTCACGTAAGGAATTCACTTCGTCTatgcagaaaaaacaacaacaaatgctAATCGTTTCTCAACCTTCGAGTCGCGACTTCAATTGGCTTTGATCGCTTTTCGTCGGGTCGCCAGGCCCTCGCTAGgtagaaattagttatattgtgAATgattaacaatttttataattatatgtaatgtcACTGATATAACTTACTGAGTAATAGGTTATATGATTTGAAATTAATGCTTGATTACCAAAAGCTGGTCAGTGGGCTCGCGACAGGAAAAGGTTCAGAACCGCCGTAGTGTATATAccggtatatagtatatatactatataaatcctggatatgcatagtatatatatgtgtatatataaataatcaaataaataaataaacatgaaaaaaaaaaaaaaaaaaaaaaaaaaaaaatatatatatatatatatatatatatatgtatatatatatatatatatatatatatatatatatatatatatatatatatatatatatatatatataaacacacaaatgtgtgcacaaatacatacatacacacacacacacacacacacacacacacacacacacacacacacacacacacacacacacacacacatatatatacatatatatatatatatatatatatatatatataatatatatatatatatatatatatatatatatatatatacattttatatatatatatatatatatatatatatatatatatatatatatatatatatatatatgtgtgtgtgtgtgtgtgtgtgtgtgtgtgtgtgtgtgtgtgtgtgtgtgtgtgtgtgtgtgtgtgtgtgtgtgtgtgtatgtatatatatacatatatatatatgtatatatgtatatatgtatatatatatatatatatatatatatatactatatatatatatatatatatatatatatatatatatatctgtgtgtgtgtgtgtgtgtgtgtgtgtgtgtatttatatgattatatatttatatatttataatatttatatacatttgaatatgtaatatatattatatatatatatatatatttatatataaaatatatatcatatatatatatatatatatatataatatattatatatatatatatatatatatatattatataatatattttatatatatatactattatatatatatatatatatatatatatatatattatatatatattatatatatattatatactatttatctcatcatattaatctcatattattttatatacgatatttctataattatacttatatcataattgtaaaatatatattatatctatatatatatatatattatactattatatatcattatattattatcatattattttctcgatatatttcttaatttcgcCGCATCAAAATAATGCTTCACGCACCACCAATATACTACAATTCTCACAAACGATTACAAAGAGACCTGAAAACGAGAAAGCTGACATGTAAACAGAGGGCTGGAaactctttctattttccctttctccttttcactctttcgTCCTCGTTTGACTCACTCGAGACATTCACTCACACtctgaattttcattt is a genomic window containing:
- the LOC119576462 gene encoding uncharacterized protein LOC119576462, coding for MNTWARALRRRLRVLDSATPAAFERRKCSMEMADLVLWTACPGCSEAQQAGCGNGTRGVDMLKVALCVCVRTFVDDLCVQYGMGRWSEKGIGCLASLWRSDAARLMWLTPLATSRETKWKHLLSQLSFWNVRVTHTEVCCRCVFQVAHYVNLRDGRRHVLGKFSSVFFESCKDISKFRRPGVLISTELQAAVSWSAHVFRPGSLVGTSNTFTVAWGRCPHPQPTGTTPKLYLRLRTYASAALAVALVWACARSVRAAAEAEADPDPGRNRRQLSAVNSMLRHMGHSFQSGLYTLGSTLDRHVVPHVRYAAERITEDVAPSIGHALMRAGNQVALRTAEGLQAGAQVIKTRIVPAIEERLVQASNAAVPVINHGLDVLEATIQKSADVVSKSTAKGIDRLSSKVLGEQRHTRVKTIANNIHGGINNGLNSLAGAINNLNSRNTNNDAFTDQDYHDYVISQYSGDSSRGPQYVPEYPDRHYPPDYPTDYSQYSYQQPTPPRTVGGALSQVVTNGAYTLSRHVLGHNLTDALAPIAKSVTNVVGQTIPAVSLGDGRIVIDLPNTDVERDDSARSCTTPVGEAGLCKDLSDCPNLILDLTNLRKSVCFKSLFVPGVCCPIKDLDLNSVHSPSSVTSRPRPVTVPTQRPQPLPPVPGTSPRPVPIQPVAEVAQPNFECGQPKIPTFRVVGGVESRRGQWPWIAAIWLHGPKKTVFWCGGSLISKQYVLTAAHCTKDTRGKTFDAQQFSVRLGDHNIFSESDDFISNPQTYRVLSIRPHPEFISHGFYNDVALLKLDRPVDFTEYILPVCLPSTDMARQPLDHMVGQTPSVIGWGSTAYGGHESAVLREVQVPVWKNSDCDDAYTQPITNAFICAGFTEGGRDACQGDSGGPLQLYINGNWIQIGIVSFAIRCAEPGHPGVYTRLTEFLPWIHSNMI